AGAATTCAGGGAATTTCTCCTCTACATTGGTCCTGTTGTCCTTATGTCTTTTCTTGACAGCAACATGTACAATAACTTCATGCTTCTATTTGCCAGCATCTCCATACTAATCAGTCCAAGTTTGTCATTAACTCATGCAtcatacacacaaacattgCTTTGTAGTTTTGTCAGTCATTTTGGAGACATTTATGGCCAGCATGAAATTGTTTACAATGTGCATGCCTTAGTACATCTCCCACAAGATGTCATATTGCATGGTTGTCTAGATAAAATATCATCCTTCCCTTATGAGAACTACCTGCACAAACTTAAAAAATTTGTTAGAAAAGCAAGCTGTCCACTCCAGCAGATTCTCAGAAGAGTGTCTGAGCAGCAGAACACCCAACACTATTCAGTGCTGAAATGTACTCTTAAAAAACCACACTTTATTGGCCCGCTTTTAAGTGTTCTAGGAGTGAATGGACAGTACCAGGAAATGTATGAAGACAAGTGGACTGTTAAAGTTCCAACAGGAGATAATATTTTCAACATTGGAAATGAaatttgtgttgtttttaacaTTGTTTCTTGTTCAGATGACGTGTATGTTTTGTACAAAGTCTTTGAACAGAGTGCTTTCTTTGATTATCCTTTTATCTCTGAATTTTTGAGCATTTATTTTGTGTCTCACTTGTCGGAGGAACTGAAGTATGCCAAGTGTTCTAACATTATGCAGAAATTTGTTGTCTTGCCTCACAAAGATGGTTTTGTGGTTATACCATTACTGCATAACTAACTTACCAAAGATTTCTCTGTCTCTATTCCTATCTCCTGTACCACACAGACGCATGATTGTATATAAGGTTTGTTGCTTATGTATTGTGTATgttggtttgtttttaaatttatatatttgAACATTAATCCATTGTCAAGTTGTTAAATGAACCTGTTCTTAAATactgtttatgtatttgtcCATTGTTAAATGAACTTTTATCAATATAGTACTGTTAAAAACTGCAAGTGTTTCTTGTGTGTTGTATGCTTACTAATTAAAAATTTCAAAAGCATATTAATGTGAGAAGATTAACTCATTCTCAGAAACTATATTGATGGCATAAAAGCCATCAAAGTTAAGGCAAATGTACAATCTTGCTACTGCAAAATGTCATCAGCAAGCATTATATAAACACTATAAAGCATAACAATTTCTTAGTACATATAAATTCATGTTAATTTAGTAATAAATATTAGTAACAGTCTTATACCTGTTTCATTCATAATGAACAACATTATAATTCATGTTTTGCCAGATTTATTACCACTGAAATAATATTTGCATGCTTTTGCCTTTACATGTTACTCATTAGTGTTAGATGTGTCTGCAATACCAACCCTAAAGTGTTACCTCTAATGTCTATATCATAGTGTTGCTGTTTTTATTCCAGTATGTTTCATGTTGTGAAATTCTTGGCAACGCAATCTGTGGCAGTTGTACCTTCAGAATGGTACAgtgctggagagactatgtggCCTAACTATAAAAGTGACAAAAGGATTGACAAAGCAATTCAGCAAAGGGAAAGGCCGGGCGAGGACTGGGACCAGCATGACTGCACGGTTTTAAAGTCATGTGGTATGTTCAGCTCTGAAATGTCAGATTGTATGTTGAAAAtcctaaaattaaaattaacctTTTTTTTACTTAAGAATGATTGACAACGTTAACAAACTTACTACTACTGTTACTATTTTATTAGTGGTGTTAACACACTGATTTGTTTGCCATTGTGAAAATTTGTGTTTCAGACAACTACTTGCAGGCACGCCAAGCAATGAAAAAATCTTTAACCTGCAGCACATCAGACATGCAGTCCGAACAGGATGATGAAGAAGACTCAAGACCTCGGAGAAAACCCAAACCTGTGTTAGTATTACTGCTTCAAAATTGATTGATTTCTGCATTTGTATTTTGTGAAACTTTAGTTACTGCTAAATAATATAACTAATGAATAAGTGATTTATAAATAGTAATAAGCCTTAAACATctggtttagggttaggttacGTAATTAGGTACAAAAATGAATAGCATAATACTGAATTTTTTGATAATGTTTACTAATGATTTTTTGCAGTATCTAAAGTATTCTTAATTAAAATGTGGCTTACATTTGTGTGTTTTCTGCTTTCAGCCACTATTTAGGAGATTCTGACTTTGATAGTGATGATACTGAGATGAAAGCCCCTCACAAGAAACGACGGGACTATATTCCAGCTCTTCGCCTGCCAAGTACCTCAGCCCAGGCTCCTCCCATTCCCCCGCCACCAAATATCACTCCTCAGGTGACACCTCCAGTAGCAGCAAAAGCTCAGCCTACTTACAGGCTGTCTCTCCCCGAGATGAACACCACCACTTTGGACGGTCAACATCTTTTCCACCCAACTAGCAGAGTGGCCAGGACTGGAACTGGACAAATTCCCTGCACAGGTATGTTTTTTAATCCCCTACACAGCTGACATAGTCCTTCAGACTTGCCTCTTATTTGTGTTGCAAATATTAGGTCCTTTATGCCACACCCATTTTATGGCACAGAGGGTGTTTGATTTCTCTTGGTGTGTTTGACAGTTGTCTTATCCCTGTCAATTTGTTATATTCAGTTATATTCCTGTGGAACAGTTTACTACATTTTCTGTCCCCAGTGCTATTGTTTTTGATAGCTCAATTTTTGCATCACTTTGTTTTGTAACTTTAACCTACTGATGTACTCTTTTTTCATATTACAGCTGCCCAGTTGCATATGCTCACTCTTCTGGAGCAGGTCAAGCACCAACAAAACCAAATCATTTTAATGCTGAATAACCTGAACTCAAAGGTCTTCGAAAACCAAGAGTGTCAGGAGTCTCTAGAGATGCCAGAAGGGTTGTAGTTCCCATTAAACACCACTGAGGAAGTGGAGCAGATGGAATCATGGCTAGCTGATTCTGCAAAGACTGGAGCCAAAAAGAGTCTGGTAGTAAATTTAGTATTTCATATTTGATTTTTATGTGAACATTGTGCTTTGTTTTAACAGCTAGCAATGTCTTAATGTAACATTTAAGCTTCAAAATATGAGTAGTACGTTGTGAATAAGTTGGAAATTTATAAATGCTGGAAACAAAACATTTCATAACTGAATTTTCGTAAAGCAGAGAAGCAATTCCCATTAATTTCTATTGGGGAAAAGTTGAGCGTTCCCAGACCCCAAAAAATCAAAGCAGGTATGATGTAACTGCACACCTTAGATAAAGCAAAAAATAATGTATTACAGTGAAGTTCAACTTGCCAGTAGCAGTGACACATCTCAGAAACAGAAGCACAAAATAAAAGCATGGATTCTCACAGACCTGGTTTTTTGTTGCTTCTCATTCAttactaaaaaaatatatatttagaaaaaaacaggtatttaaaaatgtctttcgtaaaagcatttttttgtaAAGGGCATTCATAAAGCAGGGGATAGCTATGTATTTAATATCAcccatattattattaaatatgacTTTGCATTTTCTATTTTACAGCTCAAAGTTTTATCATCACTAGGAGGGCAAGATGTGAAGAAGGTGACGTGGAACATCTTGGGTCACATGTTCAGCAACAGTGttgggaaaaaaatcagttgGAAGGGAGCCAACCAAAAAATGAAATTCAGTGTAATGAATCTGAAGACACTTTTGATTAGTAAGTATTACCAACAGTTTTATGTTATGGTTAAAAATGCGTGTGTTTggaatatatattagcaacgcAACAGTTTGAACATTTTTCAGTTTGGTTTGTACAGCTCTAGCTTCCTGACAGTGAAAAACAGTATTGTGATTATAATGGacaaaaaattatgaaaataaccAGTCTTAATAAACAATAAGGCCCAGACAGAGCACTGTATGTTCCAGATGAAGGGGATAAACTCCACatatatctgtttttttcccatttaggAGCTGTTCGAGCATGCAAAGTGAGCAGCAATGCCACAGAAACCTAAAGGATAAATAAGCATGCAATCTGATGGTTCAACCTTGCATCTGACCATGGATGTGGACGCAGGGAGTGTTACAGGTCAGTGTTTATTATTTCTaccaataataaaaaatacatggtGACGAACAGAGTAATTGGACCCCTGAACACAGGCTTCATTAATTATGGTGTTCAGTGTCCATAATCTTGTCTTCTATAGTCATGAGATTTCCCATTTCTGAACCAAACACACCATCTATGACAGCTCTATTCAATTCAGGGATGCAGTGATCTAGTCTAAAACAACCGGTATATGGGGTCCTAGACAGGGACCACCTTGGACACAGGAATGTGACCACACATGTATTAACACTAGGTCAGTTTAGAACATTTTCTACTACATGTTCTGTTGAAAGCAACCAGAAACCGAAGCAGACACGGGGAGAACCTGTTAAATCCGGTTCTGACCTTTATAAAatctataaaattataaacatcTGCCTTTGGACATAATCAGCAATAGAGTGAGATTCTATTCTTTAGTGTTTTTAGTCAAACCATGAGTCTGAACTTTGCTCAATTGAATAATTATAGAATTTCAGATTCAGTCTCACCAACTTTACTGGTCTGTGTTACGTTTGTGATAAACTAGTTTAAATATTAAGCATTATAGAATGAGTGAATATGATGTAGAATGCTACAGGGACAAGGGAAAGCAATGACAGGTGCTAATACTTCAATAAACTAATAAATTTAGATGTCATAAAGCCTAATGATTAATAGTAATCATTAGGCTTCTATCCCTAAAATGCTTTTGTTTGGTGGGAATACTGCAGGCTGTATCACTGTTTCACCAGTATAACTAATAATAACTGTTACTCTGGGAAACATACTGAGGCTGTGATGACTTAGAAGATAAATGGACATATTGTACAGTCATAGGTAAAAATTATCATGAAATCAGTTGCCATGATGTATTTGTGcacaaaattatatatttttttgtttgttttttttagggCTTCCACACCTGGACAGGATGGTTGAATGCTCAGTGGACCATAAatttgttaaatgtttgttctttttatgtcttaaaaatgttctgtttaattattttgcaaaaTGTGACTTATTGCATGTTATGTTTACAATAAAATTTTGAAGATGAACAGGGTCAATTTGAGTGTTCCATGTATTCCATATTAGGTTAGATTAGATAGTGTACCAATTCACTTAGGATCCTGGAGCAGAAGTGGTCAGCAGTCAGTCTGGAAAAAATGAGTGTGAGCCACATTCGGACCAGATCTGAATTTACCTTTTGACTCTGGTGCAAATACAGGCCAGATTTGGTAATATTCAATGTAAAGCTGGCCCAGATATGGCCCAAATCTGTTTCAAATCTGGAAAGCGGATTCGGACTGGTACTGGTCCGTTGTGCAAAAAGACACCGGGCCAGATGCGGTTTACGGATCTGCAACGGTTTCTGAAGAACATTTGGCCCGGATCCGGTTCAGACTCATTTTGCTATGTGggtttaatttaattggggatcgttaaaatgatagatcacctatcttgattaagcctgattcggttcgttatatatatataatatatatgttatatatatatataatatatatgttatatatatatataatatatatgttatatatatatataatatatatgttatatatatataatatatatgttatatatatatataatatatatgttatatatatatatataatatatatgttatatatatacagtatatatatatatatatatatatataaaacgtgaaaaaaattggtattaattatattgaatgttcttgagtaatcgataaaatcagtttctgtgtatgtacaagacatcaatctgtaatagtgtaaaatatgtccagttgatatgtctagtatgatcatctggcaatagcctgtaggtctgtgtggtcagacactgtgcaataaacagaatttttaggaacatggcaaatgttcacattgcagcatggaagcaggctcactgttacaacgctgaccggggaagcagaggcgaggagacctaggatcgggggaatgccgGGTTTAAttagcaaaaggaacacagacgagcggtaaagcagaattacaatataatgaccagactggagaaagaaatggaaacgtggactaaatacaatggagtaatgacaaatttgacaacaatcaggaacagctggtaaacatggggaatccacacagggttaacgagggggcgtggcacacggaaagagcggacgatcgaggcctgacactcactggagtgctttgtcacagataacttaatttactttacaaagtgcctaaccgcacattaaataaagtcagtATTTACCGACATGCGAACGAGCGACGATTTCTCAATGGATTACGGTCCTCGCGATTGGACCTGCCGTTTTGCAAGCGAACCACTTAGAGGGCTAATTtcgtcgttaccgcccatttctatgcagatgggcgtggcgaatttgcatatgttctcaacatttagagtctacatttaacatttatatttaacatttacatttaacatttacatttaacatttagatataagttaacatttatatttatatttaacatttacatttaacatttagatttatatttacatttaacttttacatttaacatttagatttatatttacatttaacttttacatttaacatttagatataagttaacatttaacatttatatttacatttaactttaatatttacatttaacttttatatttacgtttacatttaacatttatatttgacatttacatttaatatttatatatagacataccatttatatttacatatgatgaacaattgtgcaaataatctacacagcaaaaaatatgatgatccacaacaccattgacttctagctaaatgtcagaaaattgctctaaatgttgaaaaagtggcaagtacaaaaatgtttcgtaactttACAAATGGCGCCCCATACAAGCGGCCTCAGGAGCGGAGCCAGGGCCATCAGAGACCTCTCCCCCCCAGAAAAAATCTGCCATGGCAACGGTATTTGCGGATTTTTTTACAACAGAGGAAAGAAGCACAAAGCCTTTGTCAGACATCATTGGTGAAGAGGTCACCTCATACAAAGCCACAGGCTGCATCTCTGTGGATGAAAACCCACTAGCATGGTGGAAGAGCAATGAGCATAAGTACCCTCACATTGCTAAGTTGGCACAACATAACCTCGCTGTCCCAGGTACATCTGTGCCAAGTGAGCGTGTTTTTTCAATGGCAGGGGACATAGTCACTGCAAGTAGGTCTCGCCTCTTGCCAGAAAATGTGGACAAACTGATATTCTTGCAGAAGAATATGAAAATAAAGTGAACAGAGGAGTGTTGTTTTTAAACAGTGCAGTGTGTTTGATTTTTATGCAACATTTTAtactgtaggaattattagctcaaataaattttaatattctccaccaatatgtttgaattaattaaagtttaattaattattatttaatgctgattattaatcaattgttatgccgaatggttggctcctccaaactcaattgcggtatccctgtgagtctgttaatgtgagacttaaatgggattcactaattaccagtatcgcttagtaacctgggttagaaggctcgtccagcgagctgcatcaccaggtaatgtacacgattggtagcgaagctcccctcacggccaatgagagagagtctcgcgatgtttcaggcgagtttgaggttcagagcgtgtagcaagatcgcacaatggcaggaacttattatgagacacaatgacggaggctaaagttgtgtaaaagacatgcatttattcctaactaacactacaactaacataagacagacattacacctaacacaaacaacaaacacgaaataacggaataaaacaaacgatgtaattatcaaaatgcaatgaccggatttaaatgagtaaccttaaatgggaaatactgttctgcaaagcaagcatagtttgtggaaacacgaccctaaagtcttatagcaggttaaacagaacagcttaagttgttagaatgaaaggaagttggtttacttggttgaagagtggggggggggtcttggcaattgatggcagagctgctgagctgatggcactcaggaaggcgcggtgtttggagcagtggagtggagtccctttagattctctctcctggtgaagctttgtcttgggtgctgttctctgttcagctgggccttcaccggagggtttcttgtgggtttctcttctcctgggctgatgttctccttcgggcagatggttttctctgcgctgctgctggttgttctctgcgctggttggcggttgttctgcttgcctttgttctgaggtgctagatttttatggtctaaagttcatgaatagggatgaccaggaatttgactcctggcccaatggctggccatccatttggcgggctttcggaagggggtctgtatcagtccttttgggatttatggcccgcctgattctacctttactgatgattttcattaagctgttataacttttgatacatccacttttatggtaatcactgaccagatttggaatcaggggtgattaacaatcagtttgataccaaacatgccataccagcttcacaggtacatacctcataccatctgcattaattgattaaacaattaattattgtatctatgtgactgattcacatcagtataggatacaggggttttgggttgcacctcaacagatgttacactttgtgcggatattacatcaaatattcatattacaaacagcacatcttatccatagataggcgtggccgttagtttgtggtaatatcaatattatTATACCGTtagtttgtgttaggtgtaatgtctgtcttatgttagttgtagtgttatgttagttgtagtgttagctaggaataaatgcatgtcttttacacaacttcagcctccgtcattgagtactcacaataaagtccctgcctctgtgcgatcttgctacacgctctgaacctcaaactcgcctgaaacatcgcgagactctctctcatcagccgtgaggggagcttcgctaccactcgtttacattacctggtgatgcagctcgctggacgagccttctaacccaggttactaagcgatactggcaattagtgaatcccatttaagtctcacattaacagactcacagggataccgcaattgagtttggaggagccgaccattcggcataacgattggttaataatcagcattaaatattaatttattaaactttaattaatttcaaacatattggtggagatattaaaattacctgagctaataattcctacataagAGACTGTTGAGTTaaagaattctgtgttaaccgaGACACAGATTCAAACAGGAATTTaggattgtttttgttgttctattagtctggagagatacacagacttAGCAGTCACTTGTGCTTACCTATACTTAGagaggctctctttccaggctgatatgaaaacttctagtttagttgagcacCATTTGCACTCTAGCTTGCGTGAAGCCTATATAAATTCATGcatatgatcagagtaccagggggcagatTGCTTATCTCGAtgatttattttcttatatGGAGCTACAAGACCTAGAGTGCTGCAAAGCGATTTCTCCATGTTCACAGTTACCTgttcaattttattttcaattgaggcgctacaatttttttttttgtctggcaTTGTATTTCAAATGTTAACAAATAATGATCTGAAAAtggaggattctgagggataatatACGGGCTCCACCAAAACACCATGGCTAAGAATCAAATCCAGGGTATGATTACAGGTATGAGTACACTGTTAAAAATTTATTGTAAATTTACAGGAAATTCCTGGCAACTAATTGCCGTGAATTTACGGCAAGAAATATACAGGTTATGTACAGGTTATGTATACAGGTtaactctctaaaagttaggacacattggttacactaattttccagattcttctggtataccatgagttCTCTAAAAACTACACAAATGTGAagtaaaaacattaataaacataataaaatcacatttgaaaataaaaatgttacaaaaatgacattttgtaCTATAAAAATCTACTATAAAAATCAAGATATCATTCCAATTTTGTTTAATCCTGTAGATCTAGCAAGTGTTTACCACCGTACAAAGTCTTATACCATTTGGATGAAGAtaactattttttaaaatttggcAAACATCATTCATTGTATGTACAGTTGAAGTCAAATGTTTCTACACTTTGCAGATTCTGCAAAATGTTAACTATTTTAACAAAGTAAGAGGTTATTTTTTATGTAGTACTGGCCTGAACtagatatttcacataaaaGACATTTACATATAGTCCATACGAGAaaatagttacatttataaaaaaTTACCCTGtttaaaagtttacatacacttgaTTCTTATTACTGTGGTCTTACCTGGATGATGTTATTTGTTTAGTGATAGTTGTTCGTAAGTCTCTTGTTTGTCCTGAGCAGTTAAGCTGACTGCTGTTCTTCAGAAAAATCCTTCAGCTCCCACAAACTCTGTAGTTTTTCAGCATTTTTGTGTATTTGAACCCTTTCCAACAAGGACTGAATGATTTTTAGAATCCATATTTTCACACTGAGAACAACTGAGGGACTCATATGCAGCTATCACAGAAGGTTCAAATGCTCACTGATGCTCCAGAAGGAAACACCATGCATTAAGAGTCAGGGGTTTGTGGGAGCCAAAGGAATTTTCTGAAGAACAGCGGTCAGTTTAACTGTTCAGGACAAACAGGAGACTAGCATTAAACAACTAGCATTAAACAAATAACACACAGCTGTGGATCATCTAGGTAAGAACACAGTAATAAGAAtcaagtgtatgtaaacttttgaacAGGGTAATTTTTATAAATTCAACTATTATTGTCTCTTATGGACTATACACGGTGTGctgaattattaggcaagttgaaattcatacttcatcatatttttttttacaagaacATTTTACCAATCCCAAACCACTTCAATCTTAATAACTACTATTGGTTTTGTATTTTAATCATATATAAGTGATATATAATTGTCTGGGAAGGCTGAAAGTCAGAAACTCCTTATATTTAGGTGTGCCAAATTATTCAGCAAGTATTCTCTATCCAGATAAAATGAGCCAAGAAAGAGATTGAACTCAgactaaaatttaaaaattattgcATGCGCATGAGAAGGATGCAGTACTAATGTAATAATAGAATTAGTAAAGTTAAGGAATGACCACTGGGCAGCGAAATGCTCATTGGGTTAGCAGAGTCAGAAGAAATAGGTGGAGAAGAAAAGACATATTAACTGCAAAAGAATGAATAATTAATGTCAAGAATTAAGTGAGAAACCATCAGAAACCATTAAGTCTCCAGCGACATCATTTTCCAGAGCTGAACCTTCCTGGAGTCTCCAGAAGAGCAATGTGTCAGGTTCTCAGAGACTTTGTTTGAGTACAGAATCCTACAAAATGACCCTCACTTAATAAGAATAACATGCTGAAGTGTTGTGAGATCCATTAAGACTGAAGAATTTCGCTGCCACTCCATTCAAAAGATTGTTGTGGGGCCCCATCACGATCGTTCCTTCAATGGACATCATCCACTTGTCTGCGCTTAGTGGCTCTCCTAAAATGCATTAACACAATATAACTAAAAGAGCACTAGAAAGCTACAGGACAGGAGCAGGAACAGAAGGAAACACAAGACATCAGGGAGGTAACATTTAATGACCCACAATGAACTGaacaaaggcaggggaacaaATACAGGAACTAATGACAAACACACAGGTGAAAACTCCTAGGGCAAACAAGGAGTGCATGGTCATTGGCAAACACAAGGGCAGAATCTGGGGAGCACATATTAGAAATCGAAACACAAACAAAGACAATGACAGGACAGAAACATTACAGTAATAGGCTTATACTGAACTACAGCCATTTCTTCCTTCTTATATATATGGAACAACAATTTAAAGGACTTAAAGCAAGGAAACTTTCTGTGCCGGAAATATGTTCAGGGTGCAGTCAAAAAGTTCAGTGTGcctgtaaattaaaaaaaaaatttacccAATTTAAAATTAGCTGCTAACCCCTTCAAAATAGTCTCCTTGTGCAGTGATATACAGTTCTCAGTGCTCCTGGCTTGGTTGGAACACTCGCTATTTAAGCATATCCAGTACCATCTGTGACGTTTTTTTGGATCTCCTCTACTGAGTCAAAAAGGTGACCCAGTTTTCATTTTAGAAAACTTGCACATTTTCCACGCACTATAAGTACATGTGCTGTCACATTGTAGCACGCTGGATACACTTAAATACTCTTAAAAAGCATTTCAACTGAAGCAGAAGCACTGGGAGCTGTGTATCACTGGAAAGAATACTACTACAAAGGGGatagtggccaaaattaaaTCAGGTATATTTTAGCTTTTTATAGTCATAGTCAGTGCTTTGATTTcacttctttattatttttttaatctacaACAGCCATGTTTCAGAATTCCAGCACTGAAAAACCTTAAGCACTGTAATAATCCTTAACAAAATAAGGGAGGAATATACCTTGTACAATTAAGCATGGTGTGCTGGGTAGGGTCTCTTCCTGGATATCAGCAGCTATTGCAGATGGCTAgggaacaaacaaacaaaaaaaacaaaaaaaaaaaaaaagtgtataaACATGACAAAATTTATAGCCAACAAATAACAGTTAcaaatctattattattttattattattccataCAGTCTAGCTttgagaaaaagaaaatgtcttacactgaacactgaattaaaaaaatggctaatgcttttaaaatatgtatgctACACTGTCTAAAACAGTAAAAGGATGTTAGCCAGTCAACGGCATAACATCTCCCAATAGAGGTTCAGACCATCTATGGAATATTAGAATAATTTGGAATAGATAGTTTGTGTGGAGACTATATTACCAACACAACAGTACTGCACGAGCAATTTACAAAACAACAGTTTGAGAGAACGAgccaaagtgtgtgtgtgtgtgtgcgcgcgcaagTTATACTCACATCAGCTTTAAGAAAGATGCCATTCTCATTAAAGTGGGCAAGTAGGCATAGGATAATGCAGATGGCCTTGCTGCCGTTCACTTCTTGAAAGGCATCCAAGACTT
The Paramormyrops kingsleyae isolate MSU_618 unplaced genomic scaffold, PKINGS_0.4 ups343, whole genome shotgun sequence DNA segment above includes these coding regions:
- the LOC111850055 gene encoding uncharacterized protein, giving the protein MFHVVKFLATQSVAVVPSEWYSAGETMWPNYKSDKRIDKAIQQRERPGEDWDQHDCTVLKSCDNYLQARQAMKKSLTCSTSDMQSEQDDEEDSRPRRKPKPVHYLGDSDFDSDDTEMKAPHKKRRDYIPALRLPSTSAQAPPIPPPPNITPQVTPPVAAKAQPTYRLSLPEMNTTTLDGQHLFHPTSRVARTGTGQIPCTAAQLHMLTLLEQVKHQQNQIILMLNNLNSKVFENQECQESLEMPEGL